One window from the genome of bacterium encodes:
- a CDS encoding putative cobaltochelatase — MSWENLYPFTAIVGQEKMKTALLLNAVCPQIGGVLIRGQKGTAKSTLVRSLSVLLPEIEVVEGCPFSCDPHDPVNLCEQCSRLLTQTGSLPSVRRKVQVVDLPIGTTEDRVVGTIDLERAIQEGKKCFEPGLLARAHRGILYIDEVNLLNDHIVDVILDAAASGVNIVEREGVSYCHPARFILVGTMNPEEGELRPQLIDRFGMCVTVEGCSDQKKRVAIMIRREGFDRNPADFLQEWEQEQEKTRQKIRRAINRLPSVTISEELLGLCSRLAMEAFVAGHRADIILRWASLALASFMERKAVQTEDIEAVADMVLFHRKRQVPPPPPPQQEQDQSHDHDHHDHHDHQDHKPQEEKEEETSSQQPENASHNHQNSPSDEEEERGQENEHDDAPDQEQEPAPASAPLKERVFETGEPFRVKRFDLERDRKLRKGSGRRSRTKIATKSGRYVMSTMRRKNNDLALDATLRAAAPYQSRRRKENVAIAIESSDIREKIREKKIGNFIIFAIDASGSMGANKRMVAAKGAILSLLMDAYQKRDKVGLVAFKGDKAEVILPPTSSIELGYKLMEDLPAGGKTPLTHGLLTAYQLIETQLRKDPFIYPLLVLITDGRSNVSLYGDKPLGESLKAAEIIGEDDRVRTLVVDVEKKGFMSFGLSEKIARQMGAKYFLLEDLRASTLMEAVKGEMVDAVE; from the coding sequence ATGTCCTGGGAAAATCTCTATCCTTTCACAGCCATAGTGGGCCAGGAGAAGATGAAAACTGCCCTGCTCCTGAATGCCGTATGCCCCCAGATTGGCGGCGTATTGATTCGCGGTCAAAAAGGGACGGCCAAATCCACACTGGTGCGCAGCTTATCTGTCCTTTTGCCGGAAATAGAAGTGGTTGAGGGCTGCCCCTTTTCCTGCGATCCTCATGATCCTGTGAACCTTTGCGAACAGTGCAGCAGGCTGCTCACTCAAACAGGCAGCCTGCCTTCAGTCAGACGAAAGGTCCAGGTGGTAGACCTGCCCATTGGAACAACCGAAGACCGGGTTGTAGGCACCATCGATCTTGAACGAGCCATTCAAGAAGGGAAAAAGTGCTTTGAGCCCGGATTATTGGCCCGCGCTCACCGGGGAATTCTCTATATTGACGAGGTGAACCTGCTCAATGATCATATCGTGGATGTTATTCTGGATGCGGCAGCATCTGGAGTCAATATTGTCGAGCGCGAAGGCGTATCGTATTGTCATCCTGCCCGCTTCATTCTGGTAGGTACCATGAATCCGGAGGAAGGGGAACTGAGACCTCAGTTAATCGACCGGTTCGGTATGTGTGTAACCGTTGAGGGTTGTAGTGATCAGAAAAAAAGAGTAGCCATTATGATCCGCAGGGAGGGATTTGACCGTAATCCTGCCGATTTTCTCCAGGAATGGGAGCAGGAGCAGGAAAAGACCCGCCAAAAGATACGACGGGCCATAAATCGATTGCCTTCGGTTACCATCTCAGAAGAGTTGCTCGGTCTTTGCTCCAGACTGGCTATGGAAGCGTTTGTGGCAGGCCACAGGGCAGATATCATTCTTCGATGGGCAAGCCTTGCCCTGGCCTCATTTATGGAAAGAAAGGCAGTTCAGACCGAAGATATAGAAGCGGTGGCAGATATGGTCTTGTTTCATCGAAAACGTCAGGTTCCTCCTCCGCCTCCACCTCAGCAGGAACAGGACCAATCGCACGATCATGACCATCACGATCACCATGACCACCAGGATCATAAACCGCAAGAGGAAAAAGAGGAAGAAACGAGCAGTCAACAACCGGAAAATGCCTCTCATAACCATCAAAATTCTCCATCCGATGAGGAAGAAGAGCGAGGGCAGGAGAATGAGCATGACGATGCCCCCGATCAGGAACAAGAACCTGCCCCAGCCAGCGCACCCCTCAAGGAGAGAGTGTTTGAAACAGGAGAGCCCTTTCGCGTCAAACGGTTCGATCTTGAGCGGGATAGAAAACTTCGTAAAGGCTCAGGTCGAAGGAGCAGGACAAAAATTGCCACCAAGTCAGGCCGCTATGTGATGAGCACCATGCGCCGGAAAAATAATGACCTGGCCCTTGACGCTACTCTGCGGGCAGCCGCTCCCTATCAGAGCAGGCGCAGAAAAGAGAATGTCGCTATTGCCATTGAAAGTTCAGATATCAGAGAGAAAATCAGAGAGAAGAAGATCGGCAACTTTATCATTTTCGCTATCGATGCCAGTGGCTCTATGGGCGCCAACAAACGCATGGTCGCAGCCAAGGGAGCGATTCTTTCTCTCCTCATGGATGCCTACCAGAAAAGAGATAAAGTCGGTCTGGTTGCCTTCAAGGGTGACAAAGCCGAGGTTATTCTTCCTCCCACCAGCAGTATTGAATTAGGCTATAAACTGATGGAGGATCTGCCCGCCGGAGGGAAAACTCCTCTTACCCACGGGCTCCTCACGGCTTATCAGCTTATCGAGACACAACTGCGCAAGGACCCATTTATCTATCCCCTGCTCGTACTCATCACCGATGGCAGATCCAACGTCAGTCTTTATGGTGATAAGCCTCTGGGAGAATCGTTGAAAGCGGCTGAAATCATCGGAGAAGATGATCGGGTACGGACGTTGGTGGTTGATGTAGAGAAAAAAGGCTTTATGTCCTTTGGTCTCTCGGAGAAAATAGCCCGCCAGATGGGAGCTAAATATTTCCTTCTCGAAGATTTGAGGGCCAGCACTCTCATGGAGGCAGTGAAGGGTGAGATGGTGGATGCTGTGGAGTAA